The nucleotide sequence CAAACACTGTCTGAATACGGCTATTTTAGCAACCATGATGGTAAACAGGCTTCATTATTCCTATGCGGAACAGCTTGCCATTGTGTGCGCCGCCCTGCTGCATGATACGGGGCTTCTGATGGTGCCCGACGAGATTCTGGAAAAGGGAGACCGGCTTCTGTCTCCGGACGAACGCCGGTTAATCCAGGGCTATCTGGAAAAGGGCTATCAGATGCTCCATCCGGATTACAACGATTATAAGCTGCCGGAACTTACCCTTCAGATTGTAGGGCAGATGGCCCGCCTGGAGCACAACGTCAAAGTACCTCTTCAGAAAAACATCCGCTGGAAAAACGGCACCCATGTGCTTCATGTGGCCAGCATGTTTGACGAAATGACTTCCATGCATCTGGACCGGGACCCGGTATCTGAAATCCGGGCCGTGCGTTTTCTGCGGGATTATCCGGACTATTATCCCGCCCAGTTCGTCACCGCCCTGACCCAGTGTATTCACATTCTTCCAAAGGGATGCTGCGTGGACTTTTCCAATGGCCAGAAGGGCATTGTGGTGGAGGAAAATCAGAAAAATTACGCCCAGCCTGTGGTTATCCTGTTTTCTGACAACCAGCGGGTTGACTTTACCGATTCCAGATTCCAGAAAACCATGCATATTGCAGATGTGATGAAAACCATGGATTTGCGCCTGAAGGTAGACCATGAAACTTTAAAGAAATATGCCAGCGACCCTCACACACTGGAAACAGCCAGACGGTATTCGGATAAACGGAATCAGATACTTGCTGCGGGAAGGTCGCTGTAATTTGCGGAGGCACACAATGAACGTTTCTTTTGAAGATTACGAGGCATATCTGCTCTGTACTTATGGCAATTCCGTAACGGAACAGGGCCTGTTTATGAAACTGGTGGAAGAAATCGGGGAAGTTGCCGAAGTCCTCAATATGCGTGCAGGAAGAAAAAAGGTCAATGGAGAAGATATGCAGACACAGCTGGCAAACGAACTGGCTGACGTCATTCATTATGTTGTGGGAATTGCTGCAATCAATGATATTGATTTAAGCGGTACTATTATTGATAAGGATAAAAAAGCTGCTGTAAAGTACCATCACAACACCTGTCTGGAATCTTTTCTTATGAGCAGAAAGGAATAAAATCCCTGACTTTAAAATGAATACCGCCGGTGCAGGCCATTCTGCACCGGCGGTATTTATCATTACTCTGCGTGCCGCCCGGTATCTTTTTGGATGTACTGTTCTTCCACCAGTTCATAAAAACAATCTTCCGGTATGGCACAATGGTTATAATCTCTGTGTTACCTTCCATAAATTAACTGCGGTATCCATCCGGATTGGTACTCTGCCATCTCCAGGAATCCTCGCACATTCTGTCGATGCCAAACTCTGCCTCCCAGCCCAGTTCCGCTTTTGCTTTGGAAGCATCTGCATAACAGGTGGCGATATCTCCGGCTCTTCTGGGTTTGATTTCGTAAGGGATTGGTTTACCGCAGGCCTTTTCATAAGCCTTTACCACATCCAGCACACTGTAACCGTTACCGGTTCCCAGATTATATATGCTGACGCCGGATTTATCTTCAATTTTCTTTAATGCTTTCACATGGCCTTTTGCCAGATCTACTACATGAATGTAATCCCGCACGCCGGTTCCGTCCGGTGTATCGTAATCATCCCCGAATACGCCAAGGCATTTTAATTTGCCCACAGCAACCTGGGCAATGTAGGGTACCAGATTGTTGGGAATTCCCTTGGGGTCCTCTCCGATGATTCCGCTTTCGTGGGCGCCGATGGGGTTAAAGTAGCGAAGCAGCACCACATTCCATTCCGGATCTGCCACATGGAAATCTGTCAGAATCTGTTCCAGCATTCCCTTGGTCTGACCATATGGATTGGTAATCTGGCCTTTGGGGCACTCCTCTGTAATCGGAATAATGGCGGGATCTCCGTACACCGTTGCGGAAGATGAGAAAATAATATTCTTCACTCCATGCTTGCGCATAACGTCGCACAAAATCAATGTTCCGGTAATATTGTTATGATAATATTCCAGCGGTTTCTGCACAGACTCTCCCACTGCTTTCAAACCTGCAAAATGAATGACACTGTCAATCTTTTCTTTCTCAAATACTTCTCCAAGGCCCTGAGCGTCCAGAATATCCACCTGATAAAAAGGTACCTTTGCTCCGGTAATTTTTTCCACTCTTTTTACTGCTTCTTCACTGGAATTTACCAGATTATCCACCACAACCACTTCATATCCTGCATGAATCAGCTCAATACAGGTATGGCTTCCGATATACCCAGCTCCGCCCGTTACCAAAATTGCCATAATTTTTACCTCCTGTCCGCAATCTGCGCGCGTTACGCATTTCTTATTACCTGTCCGGGAAAACCAACATATTCTGACCTGCTGTCCGGTTCTCTCAGGACTCAGTATACCACACTCGGTTCATTTAGTAAATACTATTTTTATTTTACTATATTTTTAGTAAATATTTAGTCCGGAGTTCCCCATCAGCCTGCTTTCTTTGCGTTTAAGCACAAACAATATATTAGCGTGACGCAGGATTTCCCATAGAAGTTACCTGTCAGTCTGCTTTTTTACCGCTTATGCACCCTGGCACTCCCTGACAATTTCCTCCAGTTCCTTCCACTTCTTTTCCATATCTGCCACCAGCTTCATCTGGGTACGGCACCGGTCCAGATTGTGGCCTTCCCGGTGGATTTTAAAATACGTATCTCCCTGCAGATAATCGGTCAGGAAACGTATGCCGTTTTCATAAGTCATCACTTTTGCACCCATGGGAAGCATGGCAACTTCCATATCTGTCAGATTTCCCTTACAGCCTTTTAAAAATCCCTCTGTATAAATGCGGAACAGTCTCAAATCGCAGCTCACTTTTGACAAATCCTTTTCGTCCTCATCTCCGGTGCTGGCTCCAAACCGGATGGCGTCTCCAAAATCATTGACTGCCAGTCCCGGCATAACCGTATCCAGATCTATAACGCAGATTCCTTTCCTCGTCTCATTGTCCATCATAATATTATTCAGTTTTGTATCGTTATGGGTTACCCGCAGGGGCATTTTTCCCTGTGCCAGCAAATCTCCCAGCACACAGGCAGTTTCCTTCCGGGATTTGAAAAATTCAATCTCTTCTGCCGCATTTTTGGCTCTGCCGCACACATCTGCTTCCACTGCCTCAAGGAACACCTGATATCTGGCTTTCGTATCGTGAAATCCCGGAATGGTCTCATGAAGGGTTTCCGCCGGATAATCTGCCAGCAGCTGCTGGAAATTTCCGAAAGCCAGAGCGCTCTCATAGAAATCCTCATCCCGTTCCACTCTGTCATAGCTTACCGCATCTTCAATCAGATAATACATGCGCCAGTATTCTCCCCGACTGTCTAGGTAAAAAGGTTTTCCGTCTCCGGCAGGAAGCACCGTCAGAGTTTCCCTCAGCTCATCGCCCCCCGCTTCTGCAATCTTCTTTTTCAGAAATGTGGTAACACCCAGAATATTTTCCATTACTTCCTCCGGTTTTGTAAAAATACTCCGATTCATTCGCTGCAGAATACAGTTCTTCTCTCCTTCCACAAGGAAAGTATCATTGATATGTCCGCTGCCATAGGGGCGGATATGTTTCACCTTTCCTGCCAGCGCAAACTGCTGTGCCACTTCTTTTGCCCATTTCAGTATTTCTTTTTCTTCCATAGGTTTCTTCCTCTCTGTGCTTCCCTTCCGACTCTAAAATTCTTCCGGATACTGCCCCTGCTGCTTCAGTTCTGCAATAGCCTTTACCACCTGTTCTTTGTCTTCTTTATAAGTAACGCCGAACCATTTGTCACGGGAATTTAATACCTGTACGCTGGCTTTGCCTTCCTGCAGTAAATCTCCTACTGCCATGGGAAGGTAATACTCGGCCTTCATGGGATTGTCCGGCAGTTCCTCTTTCAGGAATTTCACAAATCCTGTTTCCAGTTCCTTTAAAATGCTCTCGGAAAAGCCCCAGATATTCATGGAAACAATACTGTCCATGGGAAGTTCTGTCCAGGTGGCTCCGTCATCCTCCGTATAAACAGCTTTATCTCCCTGTTTCTCAATATGGGTGCGCTCACAGATTTCCGTCAGAAATCCTTCTTTGTCCGCCTCGCAGACCCCTCTGGCCACATGTCCGTTCTCCGTCAGGGTATTTTTCAGCTCATATCCCACCATGGCATAGCGATATGTCTCGTCATCCTGATGACTGGTCAGATAATCATAGATTGCCTGATAGGCATGTTTGCCATAATAGTCATCTGCATTAATCACTGCAAAGGGTCCGTCCAGCACGTCTCTGCAGCACAGAATGGCATGGCCCGTGCCAAAGGGTTTCACCCTGCCTTCCGGCACCTGAAAACCTGCCGGAATCTTTTCCAGTTCCTGATATACATATTCCACCTGTATTTTTTCAGAAATCCGGTCTCCAATGCTCTCTTTAAATGCAGCCTCATTGGCTCTCTTAATAATAAATACGATTTTTTCAAATCCGGCCTCCAGAGCGTCATAAATAGAAAAGTCAATGATAATATGTCCCTGCTCATCTACCGGATCAATCTGTTTTAACCCTCCGTAACGGCTTCCCATTCCTGCTGCCAAAATGACCAATACTGGTTTTTTCATATTTCCTGTCCTCCTGAAATTCCAGTGCCTCCGCACTGTTTCTGTTCTTCTTATACCTTTCATGATAATACAAAAAAAAATTTCTGTATTTGCACAATATTTCTACTTTTTTGCATAATTTTATGTTAAAATATATCTGTTCAGAACTCCATGGAAAGTCAGATCAGGCCCCTCCGGTTTATCGGTGATGGGATGATTTGCTCTTCCATGAGGGGATACCTCCCAGCCGCAGCCAGGAGCCTCCCCTAAAGGCGTATGACAGCTCTGCTGGCATGGCTGTGGCGCGGTATTCTGAATAACTACTCCCTCATAAACCCCATGGAGACAAATCAGACCTCTCCGGTTTATCGGTGATGGGATGATTTGCTCTTCCATGAGGGGATAACCTTCTCACCCGCAGCCAGAGGCCCCCGAAGGCGTATGACAGCTAACGGAAAGGAATTTTTATGGAATTTTACAGATATCCCCTGTCCCGGTTATTTGATATCCCTCAAATCATTACCATCCACTATTTTGAATATGGCAAAGATTTCATGTTTGAGGGAGAATCCCATGATTTCTGGGAATTTCTCTGTGTGGACAAGGGACAGGTCACCGTCACTGCAGACCGGAATACTCACATTCTGCAAAAAGGCAGTATTATTTTCCACAAACCCGGCCAGTTTCATTCCGTGGCTACCAACGGGATCATCGCTCCCAATCTGGTGGTGGTCTCTTTTGTATGCAATTCGCCTGCCATGCAGTTTTTCGAAGACAAAATTCTCCATCTGGGAGAACCGGAACGCTGCCTTCTGGCAACGGTCATTTCCGAGGCCGGCGACGCATTTCTCACCCCTCTGAATAATCCTTACACCTGTCAGCTTTCCTGCAATCCCAGGCAGCGCCCCGGAGCAGAACAGCTTATACAGCTTTCTCTGGAACATTTTCTGATTTCCCTTTACCGGAAAGGGATTGCCTCGGCTCCGGACATGCAGCCTGCAAAATCTGTAAAATTAAAACAGGACGATGAGACGTTCCGCCGCGTTCATGCTTACATGGAAGCCCGTCTCTCTCAGAACCTTACGCTGGATGAAATCTGCCGGGATAATCTGATTGGCACTTCCCAGCTTCAGAAGCTGTTCCGCAGTAAATGCGGCAGCGGTATCATTGAATATTTTTCTCATATGAAAATCATACGGGCCAAAGAAATGATTCGGGAACAAAACATGAATTTCACCCAGATTGCCGACGCTCTGGGCTACACCTCCATTCATTATTTTTCCCGGCAATTTAAGAAAATAACCGGCATGACTCCCTCAGAATATTCCCTTTCCATACAGATGCTTGCGGAAGGTCCTGTAAGATAAAAAGACTGTCGCAAAATGCGGCTTATATACATGATACGGATAAAGATTCTGTAATCGAATGCCATATCATATATACAGCAGCTATTTTTCAACAGCCCTGCGTAATCCTTATAATGTTTTACTATACTCTGGACAGATATTCCCCGGTTCTGGTATCAATCTTAATTACATCCTCCTGTTCCACAAACAGAGGAACATATACGGTCGCGCCGGTTTCCACAACTGCCGGCTTGGTTGCGCCTGTCGCCGTATCGCCTTTAAAGCCCGGCTCTGTCTCCGTAATTTTCAACTCTACGAA is from Lachnospiraceae bacterium JLR.KK002 and encodes:
- a CDS encoding HD domain-containing phosphohydrolase translates to MQYVKISQLKPGMRLARPIYNKRGVMLFERDTRLTRQGIASIENFGLWGVYILEPAEPVPPLSEEDIELERFLTVSTFRLKDDLTLLMNDMPPQNITPLAQTILRSFGSPDHKINFARNLRSNGDYVYKHCLNTAILATMMVNRLHYSYAEQLAIVCAALLHDTGLLMVPDEILEKGDRLLSPDERRLIQGYLEKGYQMLHPDYNDYKLPELTLQIVGQMARLEHNVKVPLQKNIRWKNGTHVLHVASMFDEMTSMHLDRDPVSEIRAVRFLRDYPDYYPAQFVTALTQCIHILPKGCCVDFSNGQKGIVVEENQKNYAQPVVILFSDNQRVDFTDSRFQKTMHIADVMKTMDLRLKVDHETLKKYASDPHTLETARRYSDKRNQILAAGRSL
- a CDS encoding MazG nucleotide pyrophosphohydrolase domain-containing protein; this encodes MNVSFEDYEAYLLCTYGNSVTEQGLFMKLVEEIGEVAEVLNMRAGRKKVNGEDMQTQLANELADVIHYVVGIAAINDIDLSGTIIDKDKKAAVKYHHNTCLESFLMSRKE
- the galE gene encoding UDP-glucose 4-epimerase GalE, translated to MAILVTGGAGYIGSHTCIELIHAGYEVVVVDNLVNSSEEAVKRVEKITGAKVPFYQVDILDAQGLGEVFEKEKIDSVIHFAGLKAVGESVQKPLEYYHNNITGTLILCDVMRKHGVKNIIFSSSATVYGDPAIIPITEECPKGQITNPYGQTKGMLEQILTDFHVADPEWNVVLLRYFNPIGAHESGIIGEDPKGIPNNLVPYIAQVAVGKLKCLGVFGDDYDTPDGTGVRDYIHVVDLAKGHVKALKKIEDKSGVSIYNLGTGNGYSVLDVVKAYEKACGKPIPYEIKPRRAGDIATCYADASKAKAELGWEAEFGIDRMCEDSWRWQSTNPDGYRS
- a CDS encoding aminoglycoside phosphotransferase family protein; this translates as MEEKEILKWAKEVAQQFALAGKVKHIRPYGSGHINDTFLVEGEKNCILQRMNRSIFTKPEEVMENILGVTTFLKKKIAEAGGDELRETLTVLPAGDGKPFYLDSRGEYWRMYYLIEDAVSYDRVERDEDFYESALAFGNFQQLLADYPAETLHETIPGFHDTKARYQVFLEAVEADVCGRAKNAAEEIEFFKSRKETACVLGDLLAQGKMPLRVTHNDTKLNNIMMDNETRKGICVIDLDTVMPGLAVNDFGDAIRFGASTGDEDEKDLSKVSCDLRLFRIYTEGFLKGCKGNLTDMEVAMLPMGAKVMTYENGIRFLTDYLQGDTYFKIHREGHNLDRCRTQMKLVADMEKKWKELEEIVRECQGA
- a CDS encoding sugar phosphate nucleotidyltransferase produces the protein MKKPVLVILAAGMGSRYGGLKQIDPVDEQGHIIIDFSIYDALEAGFEKIVFIIKRANEAAFKESIGDRISEKIQVEYVYQELEKIPAGFQVPEGRVKPFGTGHAILCCRDVLDGPFAVINADDYYGKHAYQAIYDYLTSHQDDETYRYAMVGYELKNTLTENGHVARGVCEADKEGFLTEICERTHIEKQGDKAVYTEDDGATWTELPMDSIVSMNIWGFSESILKELETGFVKFLKEELPDNPMKAEYYLPMAVGDLLQEGKASVQVLNSRDKWFGVTYKEDKEQVVKAIAELKQQGQYPEEF
- a CDS encoding AraC family transcriptional regulator; this translates as MEFYRYPLSRLFDIPQIITIHYFEYGKDFMFEGESHDFWEFLCVDKGQVTVTADRNTHILQKGSIIFHKPGQFHSVATNGIIAPNLVVVSFVCNSPAMQFFEDKILHLGEPERCLLATVISEAGDAFLTPLNNPYTCQLSCNPRQRPGAEQLIQLSLEHFLISLYRKGIASAPDMQPAKSVKLKQDDETFRRVHAYMEARLSQNLTLDEICRDNLIGTSQLQKLFRSKCGSGIIEYFSHMKIIRAKEMIREQNMNFTQIADALGYTSIHYFSRQFKKITGMTPSEYSLSIQMLAEGPVR